In Streptomyces sp. SN-593, a single genomic region encodes these proteins:
- a CDS encoding prephenate dehydrogenase has translation MRTALVIGTGLMGTSAALALSGRGVDVYLTDHDESAARTAEALGAGSSGQPPRPVDLVVVAVPPAHVAVTLAGAIRDGLGRGYLDVASVKGGPRRELVALGCDLTRYIGTHPMAGRERSGPLAAAAELFEGRPWVLTPTAGTDTEVLNLALELVALCRAVPVVMDADAHDRAVALVSHTPQLVSSMVAARLEHAEDAAVRLCGQGILDVTRVAGSEPGMWMDILAANPGPVADVLDDLANDLAGTVSALRALQSADDGKRREGAAGIEDVLRRGNAGRAKVPGKHGAAPKPYESVGVLIGDQPGELARLFADAGAAGVNIEDVRIEHSTGQQAGLVHLTVEPRSAPVLSAALRERGWALRP, from the coding sequence GTGAGGACCGCCCTCGTCATCGGAACCGGCCTGATGGGCACGTCCGCCGCACTCGCGCTCAGCGGCCGCGGCGTCGACGTGTACCTGACGGACCACGACGAATCCGCCGCCCGTACCGCCGAGGCGCTCGGCGCGGGCAGCTCGGGGCAGCCGCCGCGGCCCGTGGACCTCGTGGTCGTCGCGGTCCCGCCCGCCCACGTGGCCGTCACCCTCGCCGGGGCGATCCGCGACGGCCTGGGCCGCGGCTACCTGGACGTGGCCAGCGTCAAGGGCGGTCCGCGCCGGGAACTGGTCGCCCTGGGCTGCGACCTCACCCGCTACATCGGCACCCACCCCATGGCCGGACGGGAGCGCTCCGGCCCGCTGGCGGCCGCCGCCGAACTCTTCGAGGGCCGCCCCTGGGTGCTCACCCCCACGGCCGGCACCGACACCGAGGTGCTCAACCTCGCGCTGGAGCTGGTCGCCCTGTGCCGCGCGGTCCCGGTCGTGATGGACGCCGACGCGCACGACCGCGCGGTCGCGCTGGTCTCGCACACCCCGCAGCTCGTCTCCAGCATGGTCGCCGCCCGGCTGGAGCACGCGGAGGACGCCGCCGTCCGCCTGTGCGGGCAGGGCATCCTCGACGTCACCCGGGTCGCCGGGTCCGAGCCGGGCATGTGGATGGACATCCTCGCGGCCAACCCCGGCCCGGTCGCCGACGTCCTCGACGACCTGGCGAACGACCTGGCCGGGACCGTCAGCGCGCTGCGGGCCCTGCAGTCCGCCGACGACGGCAAGCGGCGCGAGGGCGCGGCCGGCATCGAGGACGTCCTGCGCCGCGGCAACGCCGGCCGCGCCAAGGTCCCCGGCAAGCACGGCGCCGCCCCCAAGCCGTACGAGAGCGTCGGGGTGCTCATCGGCGACCAGCCCGGCGAGCTGGCCAGGCTCTTCGCGGACGCCGGCGCCGCGGGCGTCAACATCGAGGACGTGCGGATCGAGC